From the genome of bacterium, one region includes:
- a CDS encoding DUF5763 domain-containing protein codes for MLSQGRRTTRPRRAREVLARLVLFALLALPVPARAGLLAVIDRSHPTSAELNADQLSLLAQAVRGEAARHLGAREVAVLSEENTVTILKDMGVDLARCEGECEVELARTLQADWLVTSKVVRFGAQWTLQLNLFKTATGQLAGSEQLTAKGKEDLVNGVPRAACRLLAGTWAPDSACASLAQPAAPGQQSAGTPARPAVVRTADSAPSTPSPAAVQPPKNTPGRSTRCLGTTQAGARCKRTTERPSGYCWQHEDQAGTRPWTEPAPDLPDAERCRAMTQRGTRCTRRATANGLCWQHKK; via the coding sequence ATGTTGAGCCAGGGCCGGAGGACCACGCGGCCGCGCCGCGCCCGGGAGGTGCTGGCGCGCCTCGTCCTCTTCGCGCTCCTGGCCCTCCCCGTCCCGGCGCGGGCCGGGCTGCTAGCCGTCATCGACCGCTCCCACCCCACCAGCGCGGAACTCAATGCCGACCAGTTGAGCCTGCTGGCGCAGGCCGTGCGCGGCGAGGCCGCGCGCCACCTGGGCGCCCGGGAGGTCGCCGTGCTCTCCGAGGAGAACACCGTCACCATTTTGAAGGACATGGGCGTGGATCTGGCCCGCTGCGAGGGCGAGTGCGAAGTGGAGCTCGCCCGCACGCTGCAGGCCGACTGGCTGGTCACGAGCAAGGTCGTGCGCTTCGGAGCGCAGTGGACCCTGCAGCTGAACCTCTTCAAGACCGCCACGGGCCAGCTGGCGGGCTCCGAGCAGCTGACGGCGAAGGGGAAGGAGGATCTGGTCAACGGCGTCCCGCGCGCGGCCTGCCGGCTCCTGGCCGGCACCTGGGCGCCCGACTCCGCCTGCGCCTCCCTGGCCCAGCCGGCGGCGCCGGGGCAGCAATCCGCCGGGACGCCCGCCCGGCCCGCCGTGGTCAGGACCGCCGACTCTGCACCATCAACCCCGTCGCCTGCCGCCGTGCAGCCGCCGAAAAACACCCCGGGCAGATCGACGCGCTGCCTGGGCACGACCCAGGCCGGCGCCCGCTGCAAGCGCACCACCGAGAGACCCAGCGGCTACTGCTGGCAGCACGAGGACCAGGCCGGGACCCGCCCGTGGACCGAACCGGCCCCGGACCTGCCGGACGCCGAGCGCTGCCGGGCGATGACACAGAGGGGAACGCGCTGCACACGGCGCGCCACCGCCAATGGCCTCTGCTGGCAACACAAGAAATGA
- a CDS encoding SUMF1/EgtB/PvdO family nonheme iron enzyme → MPLLRLLILLCLVGPAPAQLLAVLDKSKPEDAGLSQAKLNILAQAARGEARRRIPEQFQVMSEENTITILRDMGVNLAACEGECEVEIARKLQADWLMSVQLVRFGSAWNLQLNLFETATGALKGSERAQVAQEDRLIAVAEEKTGLLALLVGRRSDLPASGRIGGGGEEWELPATVGVLVTFESTPPGATVTLDGSYLGETPITRELTPGPHSLKLSLSRYEDLVERVTVDKRAVLARPLTPLFGWLTVESTPAAQPVWLDGVRAGDTPLRDHVLGHGPHVVQVGDSVRTYPVGERFALAKGERKTLSFDVLQRTGGLVVRLVDAQGNALEQAVTVDGTPRGNSPLQLKLPIGEHVVEADGKRHSVRVVEKEIESLVLTVERAAASPAGGQGVAGPLPGMTFVTLPAGSFQMGSTTGDEDEKPVHKVTLSSFALMTTEVTQVQWRAVMGDNPSYFKGDDLPVEYVSWNDVQDFLRKLNQRDPGKGYRLPTEAEWEYACRAGSTARWCFGDNESQLGDYAWYIANADGRTHPVGRKRANAWGLFDMHGNVWEWCQDWYGNYPSGDLTNPAGPTSGAYRVVRGGSWGHVSSNARCAYRGYNTPTDRSYYIGFRCARTP, encoded by the coding sequence ATGCCCTTGCTGCGACTGCTGATCCTTCTTTGCCTGGTCGGGCCGGCCCCGGCCCAGCTTCTCGCCGTGCTGGACAAGTCCAAGCCGGAGGACGCCGGCCTCTCCCAGGCCAAGCTCAACATCCTGGCCCAGGCCGCCCGCGGCGAGGCGCGCCGCCGGATTCCGGAGCAGTTCCAGGTCATGAGCGAAGAGAACACGATCACCATCCTCAGGGACATGGGGGTCAATCTGGCGGCCTGCGAAGGCGAGTGCGAGGTGGAGATCGCCCGCAAGTTGCAGGCCGACTGGCTGATGAGCGTCCAGCTGGTGCGCTTCGGCAGCGCCTGGAACCTGCAACTCAATCTCTTCGAGACGGCGACGGGCGCCCTCAAGGGCAGCGAGCGGGCGCAAGTGGCCCAGGAGGACCGCCTGATCGCCGTGGCCGAAGAGAAGACCGGCCTCCTCGCCCTGCTGGTGGGGCGCCGGTCCGACCTGCCCGCCAGCGGCCGCATTGGTGGCGGCGGCGAGGAGTGGGAGCTGCCCGCCACGGTGGGTGTCCTGGTCACCTTCGAATCCACCCCGCCCGGCGCCACCGTCACGCTGGACGGCAGCTACCTGGGCGAGACGCCCATCACCCGGGAACTGACCCCGGGTCCCCACAGCCTGAAGCTCAGCCTGTCCCGCTACGAGGACCTGGTCGAGCGGGTGACCGTGGACAAGAGAGCGGTGCTCGCCCGACCCTTGACTCCCCTGTTCGGCTGGCTGACGGTGGAGAGCACACCCGCGGCGCAGCCGGTCTGGCTGGACGGTGTCCGGGCAGGGGACACGCCCCTTAGGGATCACGTGCTGGGCCATGGCCCCCACGTGGTGCAGGTGGGGGACAGCGTCCGGACCTACCCGGTGGGCGAGCGCTTCGCCTTGGCCAAGGGGGAACGCAAGACCCTGAGTTTCGACGTCCTGCAGCGAACGGGCGGCCTGGTCGTGCGGCTGGTGGACGCCCAGGGCAATGCGCTGGAGCAGGCCGTGACGGTGGACGGCACGCCCCGCGGCAACAGCCCGCTGCAACTGAAGCTGCCCATCGGGGAGCATGTGGTCGAGGCGGACGGGAAGCGGCATTCCGTTCGGGTGGTGGAGAAGGAGATCGAGTCGCTGGTCCTGACTGTGGAGCGCGCGGCCGCGTCGCCTGCGGGGGGCCAGGGCGTGGCCGGCCCCCTGCCCGGCATGACCTTCGTCACCCTGCCAGCTGGCAGCTTCCAGATGGGCAGCACCACGGGAGATGAGGACGAGAAACCCGTGCACAAGGTGACGCTCTCCTCTTTCGCCCTGATGACGACGGAAGTGACGCAGGTCCAGTGGCGGGCGGTGATGGGCGACAACCCCTCCTACTTCAAAGGCGACGACCTGCCCGTCGAATATGTGAGTTGGAATGACGTGCAGGACTTCCTCCGCAAGCTCAACCAAAGAGATCCCGGCAAAGGCTACCGCCTGCCCACGGAGGCAGAGTGGGAGTATGCCTGCCGGGCGGGGTCGACCGCGAGGTGGTGCTTCGGAGACAATGAGTCGCAGCTGGGTGACTACGCATGGTACATCGCCAACGCCGATGGCCGCACCCATCCGGTGGGCCGGAAGCGGGCCAACGCCTGGGGCCTCTTCGACATGCACGGCAACGTGTGGGAGTGGTGCCAGGACTGGTATGGGAACTACCCCTCAGGAGATTTGACGAATCCCGCAGGACCGACCAGCGGCGCCTACCGGGTGGTGCGTGGCGGCAGCTGGGGCCACGTCAGTTCGAACGCCCGTTGTGCCTACCGGGGCTACAACACGCCCACGGATCGCAGCTACTACATCGGCTTCCGCTGTGCCAGGACTCCCTGA
- the secA gene encoding preprotein translocase subunit SecA — translation MLGFLKNIFGGKTDRRAHTMAKFQTDVDRINEIFAGLAALSDEEVKGKTAEFRQRIKAGESTDDLLHETYAVVKEACRRCLGTQYTVTGKTVAWDMVPYDVQLIGAISLHRGGISEMATGEGKTLVATMPLYLNALTGRGAHLVTVNDYLAQRDSEWMGLIYRWLGLSVGVILNGQHPEVRKQMYQCDICYGTNNEMGFDYLRDNMVLHVEDRVQRDFNFAIVDEVDSVLIDEARTPLIIAGPVEKSTHKFVELKEPVRRLVDDQVRQTRGLISEATGLWKSEKEEDRYEAGLRLLLAQRSAPKLPEFLEIVKEEGVKRKITQVENDYMREKRLHELDNELLFSIDERAHSIDLQEKGRHKLAMVTSQGEEMFVIPDLSTELVKIDEDPGLGEEERLRAVDELNRVFGDRSERIHNISQLLRAYTLYEKDVEYVVQDGKVQIVDEFTGRIMHGRRFSDGLHQALEAKEDVNIERETQTVASITLQNYFRMYEKLAGMTGTAATEANEFWAIYKLDVVEIPTNRPIIRDDQDDLIYRTKREKYQAIVARITSLHQEGRPVLVGTISVEVSEILSDLLRKAKVPHNVLNAKQHRREAEIIANAGQAGAVTIATNMAGRGTDIKLGEGVVRTDEAGHKTGGLFILGTERHESRRIDLQLRGRAGRQGDPGDSVFYLSLEDDLMRLFGSDRIAGVMDRLGIQEGEVISHKMISNSISKAQKRVEEQNFAIRKHLLEYDDVMNVQRNTVYARRSSALLGEDQSLVMEEMIDDVVDSILDKHCQPVHQPDDWSWVALRQDLLRILLINLQVTEEQQASTTFDGLRETLCRMGRETYARKRELIGEELMPRLERFALITAIDRRWKQHLAEMDELKAGIGFQAYAQKNPLVEYKKQGLEMFNDMLLGTYEDTLQLITRANVEIRAEDTEFRGRGVEGAEAHHQEAGLLQSGGAMAPKTTSREEREAARVKKEPVKREGPRIGRNDPCPCGSGKKYKQCHGKDE, via the coding sequence ATGCTGGGATTCCTGAAGAACATCTTTGGCGGCAAGACCGATCGCCGCGCCCATACCATGGCCAAGTTCCAGACGGATGTGGACCGCATCAACGAGATCTTCGCCGGACTGGCCGCGCTGAGCGACGAGGAGGTAAAGGGCAAGACCGCCGAGTTCCGCCAGCGCATCAAGGCGGGCGAGAGCACGGACGACCTCCTGCATGAGACCTACGCCGTGGTCAAGGAGGCCTGCCGCCGCTGCCTGGGCACCCAGTACACGGTGACGGGCAAGACAGTCGCCTGGGACATGGTGCCCTACGACGTGCAGTTGATCGGCGCCATCAGCCTGCACCGGGGCGGCATCTCGGAGATGGCCACGGGCGAGGGCAAGACCCTGGTCGCCACCATGCCCCTCTACCTCAACGCCCTGACCGGGCGCGGGGCGCATCTGGTGACGGTGAACGACTACCTGGCCCAGCGCGACAGCGAGTGGATGGGACTGATCTACCGCTGGCTGGGGCTGAGCGTGGGCGTCATCCTCAACGGCCAGCACCCGGAGGTGCGCAAGCAGATGTACCAGTGCGACATCTGCTACGGCACCAACAACGAGATGGGCTTCGACTACCTGCGCGACAACATGGTCCTCCACGTGGAGGACCGCGTCCAGCGGGATTTCAACTTCGCCATCGTGGACGAGGTGGACTCCGTCCTCATCGACGAGGCGCGCACGCCGCTCATCATCGCCGGGCCGGTGGAGAAATCCACCCACAAGTTCGTCGAGCTGAAGGAGCCGGTGCGCCGCCTGGTGGACGACCAGGTGCGACAGACGCGCGGACTGATCAGCGAGGCCACCGGGCTGTGGAAGAGCGAGAAGGAGGAGGACCGCTACGAGGCGGGGCTGCGCCTGCTGCTCGCCCAGCGCAGCGCACCCAAGCTGCCCGAGTTCCTCGAGATCGTGAAGGAGGAGGGCGTCAAGCGCAAGATCACGCAGGTGGAGAACGATTACATGCGCGAGAAGCGCCTGCACGAGCTGGACAACGAGCTCCTCTTCTCCATCGACGAGCGCGCCCACAGCATCGACCTGCAGGAGAAGGGCCGCCACAAGTTGGCCATGGTCACCTCCCAGGGCGAGGAGATGTTCGTCATCCCCGACCTCTCCACCGAGCTGGTCAAGATCGACGAAGACCCCGGACTGGGCGAGGAGGAGCGCCTGCGCGCCGTGGATGAGTTGAACCGCGTCTTCGGCGACCGCAGCGAGCGCATCCACAACATCAGCCAGCTGCTGCGCGCCTACACGCTCTACGAGAAGGACGTGGAGTACGTGGTGCAGGACGGCAAAGTCCAGATCGTGGACGAGTTCACGGGCCGCATCATGCACGGCCGCCGTTTCTCGGACGGCCTGCACCAGGCGCTGGAGGCCAAGGAGGACGTCAACATCGAGCGCGAGACCCAGACCGTCGCCTCGATCACCCTCCAGAACTACTTCCGCATGTATGAGAAGCTGGCCGGCATGACGGGCACGGCCGCCACCGAGGCCAACGAGTTCTGGGCCATCTACAAGCTGGACGTGGTGGAGATCCCCACCAACCGGCCCATCATCCGCGACGACCAGGACGACCTCATCTACCGCACCAAGCGGGAGAAGTACCAGGCCATCGTCGCGCGCATCACCTCCCTGCATCAGGAGGGCCGGCCCGTCCTGGTGGGGACGATCAGCGTGGAGGTGTCGGAGATCCTCTCCGACCTGCTGCGCAAGGCGAAAGTCCCCCACAACGTGCTCAACGCCAAGCAGCACCGGCGCGAGGCGGAGATCATCGCCAACGCCGGGCAGGCGGGCGCCGTCACCATCGCCACCAACATGGCCGGTCGCGGCACGGACATCAAGCTGGGCGAGGGCGTGGTCCGCACCGACGAGGCGGGCCACAAGACGGGCGGCCTCTTCATCCTTGGCACCGAGCGCCATGAAAGCCGGCGCATCGATCTCCAGCTGCGCGGGCGTGCCGGCCGCCAGGGCGACCCCGGCGACTCCGTCTTCTACCTGAGCCTGGAAGACGACCTGATGCGCCTCTTCGGCAGCGACCGCATCGCCGGCGTGATGGACCGCCTGGGCATCCAGGAGGGGGAGGTGATCAGCCACAAGATGATCTCCAACTCCATCAGCAAGGCGCAGAAACGGGTGGAGGAGCAGAACTTCGCCATCCGCAAGCACCTGCTCGAATACGACGACGTGATGAACGTGCAGCGCAACACGGTTTACGCCCGCCGGTCCAGCGCCCTGCTGGGTGAGGACCAGTCCCTCGTCATGGAGGAGATGATCGACGACGTGGTGGACAGCATCCTCGACAAGCACTGCCAGCCCGTCCATCAGCCCGACGACTGGAGCTGGGTGGCCCTGCGCCAGGACCTGCTGCGCATCCTCCTCATCAACTTGCAGGTGACGGAGGAGCAGCAGGCCTCGACCACCTTCGACGGCCTGCGCGAGACGCTGTGCCGCATGGGTCGGGAAACCTACGCGCGCAAGCGGGAGCTGATCGGCGAGGAGTTGATGCCCCGCCTGGAGCGCTTCGCCCTGATCACGGCCATCGACCGCCGCTGGAAGCAGCATCTGGCCGAGATGGACGAACTGAAGGCGGGCATCGGCTTCCAGGCCTACGCCCAGAAGAACCCCCTGGTGGAGTACAAGAAGCAGGGCCTGGAGATGTTCAACGACATGCTCCTGGGCACCTACGAGGACACGCTGCAGCTCATCACCCGGGCCAACGTGGAGATCCGGGCCGAGGACACCGAGTTCCGCGGGCGCGGGGTGGAGGGGGCCGAAGCCCACCACCAGGAGGCCGGACTGCTGCAGAGCGGCGGCGCCATGGCGCCGAAAACGACCTCCCGCGAGGAGCGCGAGGCGGCCCGCGTGAAGAAGGAGCCGGTGAAGCGGGAGGGGCCACGCATCGGGCGCAATGACCCGTGCCCCTGCGGCAGCGGGAAGAAGTACAAGCAATGCCACGGCAAGGATGAATGA